One genomic window of Roseateles sp. DAIF2 includes the following:
- the mltG gene encoding endolytic transglycosylase MltG, producing the protein MGALAWLLALGLLAAGAAAGGAWWWLGQPLSLHKPSVELSIEPGTAPQQVALAWVAAGVDTDARLLYQWFRWSGQARQIRAGSYEIHQGATPRELLDKMVRGDEVLEAVRLIEGWTFRQFRAALAKAPSLKATTAGLSEAEIMSALGAPGQPAEGAFFPDTYAFSRGVSDLTVMKRAHAAMQRRLDAAWAGRAEGLPLKSAAEALVLASIVEKETGTAADRGLVAAVFVNRLKIGMPLQTDPTVIYGLGEAFDGNLRKRDLQTDTPHNTYTRAGLPPTPIAMPGMASLQATVHPATSRALYFVARGDGSSEFSEDLAAHNRAVNKYQRGQK; encoded by the coding sequence CTGGGCGCGCTGGCCTGGCTGCTGGCGCTCGGCCTGCTGGCGGCCGGCGCCGCCGCGGGCGGGGCCTGGTGGTGGCTGGGCCAGCCGCTGAGCCTGCACAAGCCCTCGGTCGAGCTGTCGATCGAACCCGGCACCGCGCCGCAGCAGGTGGCGCTGGCCTGGGTCGCGGCCGGCGTGGACACCGACGCGCGCCTGCTCTACCAATGGTTTCGCTGGTCCGGTCAGGCGCGCCAGATCCGCGCCGGCAGCTACGAGATCCACCAGGGCGCGACGCCGCGCGAGCTGCTGGACAAGATGGTCAGGGGCGACGAGGTGCTGGAGGCGGTGCGCCTGATCGAGGGCTGGACCTTCCGCCAGTTCCGCGCCGCGCTGGCCAAGGCGCCGAGTCTGAAGGCCACGACGGCCGGCCTCAGCGAGGCCGAGATCATGAGCGCGCTGGGCGCACCGGGCCAGCCGGCCGAGGGCGCCTTCTTTCCCGACACCTATGCCTTCAGCCGCGGCGTCAGCGACCTGACCGTGATGAAGCGCGCCCACGCGGCGATGCAGCGGCGCCTGGACGCGGCCTGGGCCGGCCGCGCCGAGGGCCTGCCGCTGAAGAGCGCGGCCGAGGCCCTGGTGCTGGCCTCGATCGTCGAAAAGGAGACCGGCACCGCGGCCGACCGCGGCCTGGTCGCCGCGGTCTTCGTCAACCGGCTGAAGATCGGCATGCCGCTGCAGACCGACCCGACGGTGATCTACGGCCTGGGCGAGGCCTTCGACGGCAATCTGCGCAAGCGCGACCTGCAGACCGACACGCCGCACAACACCTACACCCGCGCCGGCCTGCCGCCGACGCCGATCGCGATGCCCGGCATGGCCTCGCTGCAGGCCACCGTGCATCCGGCGACCAGTCGCGCCCTGTACTTCGTCGCCCGCGGCGACGGCAGCAGCGAGTTCAGCGAAGACCTGGCCGCGCATAATCGCGCGGTCAACAAATACCAGCGCGGCCAGAAGTAG
- a CDS encoding class I SAM-dependent methyltransferase — protein sequence MNKHDDTVTAPTEQDLAALDARLAASEHPKWQNFYLDRARPCPFFGLAPDENLSEWLAAGRLPGRRAVDLGCGNARNALCLAGRGFDEVLGIDFSASAVAWAREEIARSGLPVRIEQRSVFDQSLPAGAADLVYDSGCFHHIAPHRRADYVRLVREALRPGGAFGLVCFAPEGGSGLSDAAVYEQDSLGGGLGYEAERLREIWSPGFEIAELRRMRDQEAGSGLFGRDFLWVMLAYKKV from the coding sequence ATGAACAAGCACGACGACACCGTCACGGCACCGACCGAGCAGGACCTGGCCGCCCTCGATGCCCGCCTCGCGGCCAGCGAGCATCCGAAATGGCAGAACTTCTACCTGGACCGCGCCCGGCCCTGCCCCTTCTTCGGCCTGGCGCCGGATGAGAACCTGAGCGAGTGGCTGGCGGCCGGGCGGCTGCCGGGGCGTCGCGCCGTCGACCTGGGTTGCGGCAATGCGCGCAACGCGCTATGCCTGGCCGGCCGGGGTTTCGACGAGGTGCTGGGCATCGACTTCTCGGCCTCGGCGGTCGCCTGGGCGCGGGAGGAGATCGCCAGATCCGGCCTGCCGGTGCGGATCGAACAGCGTTCTGTGTTCGATCAGTCACTGCCGGCCGGCGCGGCCGATCTGGTCTATGACTCCGGCTGCTTTCACCACATCGCGCCGCACCGGCGCGCCGACTATGTGCGCCTGGTGCGCGAGGCGCTGCGCCCCGGCGGCGCCTTCGGCCTGGTGTGCTTCGCGCCGGAGGGCGGCAGCGGCCTGAGCGATGCGGCGGTCTACGAGCAGGACTCGCTGGGCGGCGGCCTCGGCTACGAGGCGGAGCGCCTGCGCGAGATCTGGTCGCCCGGCTTCGAGATCGCCGAGCTGCGCCGCATGCGCGACCAAGAGGCCGGCAGCGGCCTGTTCGGCCGCGACTTCCTCTGGGTCATGCTGGCCTACAAGAAGGTCTGA
- a CDS encoding cache domain-containing protein, whose translation MRLRTKILLLAILPLLASLALIALAVRQQEADLARREHALVERAYMEARRSELHNYVALAASTIKPLYDGSAGKDASAAQAQALNLLAAQDYGPDGYFFVYDLQGRVLMHSRQPELMGKNLWELRDPKGRPTIQQLVAQAKAGGGFVDYLWRKPSSGQIAPKLGYVIALERWNWMLGTGLYLDGIQATMSQLEHEANRNIAATLLWIAGIAVFGIALISASGLALNLSEHRVAETKLRLLARQVQQSQEDERAHLARELHDGISQTLVSTKLLVETAAETSQAAPLQQALARLNTSLSEIRRISHRLRPALLDTLGLAAALQHLGQEFEEAGADAPAVRVRIEGAERELPAEVKTALFRVAQEGLTNIAKHARARQVELLLDFCDGDDRRLVMRLVDDGRGFDTEAVQQHPEQGIGLRNMRERLAAIGGRLEIQARPGQGSRIEARLEQA comes from the coding sequence ATGCGCCTTCGAACCAAGATCCTGCTGCTCGCCATCCTGCCCTTGCTGGCCTCGCTCGCGCTGATCGCGTTGGCGGTGCGACAGCAGGAGGCGGATCTGGCCCGGCGCGAACATGCGCTGGTCGAGCGCGCCTATATGGAGGCGCGGCGCAGCGAGCTGCACAACTATGTGGCCCTGGCGGCCAGCACCATCAAGCCGCTCTACGACGGCAGCGCCGGCAAGGATGCCAGCGCGGCGCAGGCCCAGGCGCTGAACCTGCTGGCGGCGCAGGACTACGGGCCGGACGGCTATTTCTTCGTCTACGACCTGCAGGGCCGGGTGCTGATGCATTCGCGCCAGCCCGAGCTGATGGGCAAGAACCTGTGGGAGCTGCGCGACCCCAAGGGCCGGCCGACCATCCAGCAGCTGGTGGCCCAGGCCAAGGCCGGGGGCGGCTTCGTCGACTATCTGTGGCGCAAGCCCTCCAGCGGCCAGATCGCGCCCAAGCTCGGCTATGTGATCGCGCTGGAGCGCTGGAACTGGATGCTGGGCACCGGGCTCTACCTGGACGGCATCCAGGCCACGATGAGCCAGCTCGAGCATGAGGCGAACCGCAATATCGCCGCCACCCTGCTGTGGATCGCCGGCATCGCGGTGTTCGGCATCGCGCTGATCAGCGCCTCGGGCCTGGCGCTGAACCTCAGCGAGCACCGCGTCGCCGAAACGAAGCTGCGCCTGCTGGCGCGCCAGGTGCAGCAGTCGCAGGAGGACGAGCGCGCCCATCTGGCGCGCGAGCTGCACGACGGCATCAGCCAGACCCTGGTCTCGACCAAGCTGCTGGTCGAGACCGCGGCCGAGACCAGCCAGGCGGCGCCGCTGCAGCAGGCGCTGGCGCGGCTCAACACCAGCCTGAGCGAGATCCGCCGCATCTCGCACCGGCTGCGCCCGGCGCTGCTGGATACCTTGGGTCTGGCGGCGGCGCTGCAGCACCTGGGCCAGGAGTTCGAGGAGGCCGGCGCCGATGCGCCCGCGGTGCGGGTGCGCATCGAGGGGGCCGAGCGCGAGCTGCCGGCCGAGGTCAAGACCGCGCTGTTCCGCGTCGCGCAGGAGGGGCTGACGAATATCGCCAAGCATGCGCGGGCGCGCCAGGTCGAACTGCTGCTGGACTTCTGCGATGGTGACGATCGGCGCTTGGTCATGCGCCTGGTCGACGATGGCCGCGGTTTCGACACCGAGGCGGTGCAGCAGCATCCGGAGCAGGGCATCGGCCTGCGCAATATGCGCGAGCGCCTGGCCGCGATCGGCGGCCGACTCGAGATCCAGGCGCGGCCGGGGCAGGGCTCGCGCATCGAGGCCAGGCTGGAGCAGGCATGA
- a CDS encoding ankyrin repeat domain-containing protein yields MRPRRFARALLAALCLLPLLAGAGPDEEALLHAARLDNGYRIGVLLLRGADPNARDAHGQTPLHIALKDEGEKAVKSLLTHPGLDVNAANPAGETPLMLAALRGRLDWAQELAKRGAAINREGWTPLHYACSGPDDGMVAWLIAQGAELDARSPNGSTPLMLAAGYGGISSAERLLKAGADATLRNEQGLSAADFAERAGRDKLVRQLRQAMADKP; encoded by the coding sequence ATGCGGCCGCGACGCTTTGCTCGCGCGCTGCTGGCTGCGCTGTGCTTGCTGCCACTGCTGGCCGGCGCCGGCCCGGACGAGGAGGCGCTGCTGCATGCGGCGCGGCTCGACAACGGCTACCGCATCGGCGTGCTGCTGCTGCGCGGCGCCGACCCGAATGCGCGCGACGCACATGGCCAAACGCCGCTGCACATCGCGCTGAAGGACGAGGGTGAGAAGGCCGTCAAGAGCCTGCTGACACACCCGGGGCTGGACGTCAACGCGGCCAACCCGGCCGGTGAGACGCCGCTGATGCTGGCCGCGCTGCGCGGCCGGCTGGACTGGGCGCAGGAACTGGCCAAGCGCGGCGCCGCCATCAACCGCGAGGGCTGGACCCCGCTGCATTACGCCTGCAGCGGCCCCGACGATGGCATGGTGGCCTGGCTGATCGCCCAGGGCGCCGAGCTGGACGCGCGCTCGCCCAATGGCAGCACGCCGCTGATGCTGGCGGCCGGCTATGGCGGCATCAGCAGCGCCGAGCGCCTGCTGAAGGCCGGGGCCGACGCCACGCTGCGCAACGAGCAGGGCCTGAGCGCGGCGGACTTCGCCGAGCGCGCCGGGCGGGACAAACTGGTGCGGCAGTTGCGCCAAGCGATGGCGGACAAGCCCTAG
- a CDS encoding carbon starvation CstA family protein: MSGLGRHLAWFFVALLGAFALAAVALGRGEAVSALWVVVAAVCVYLIAYRYYSLFLATKVFGLDGKRMTPAWKHNDGLDYVPTNKYVLYGHHFAAIAGAGPLVGPVLAAQMGYLPGLLWILAGVVFAGAVQDFIVLFISTRRDGRSLGDLVKQELGTVPGVIALFGAFMIMIIILAVLALIVVKALAESPWGTFTVAATIPVALFMGIYTRYIRPGRIGEVSIIGFVLLMLAIIGGQWVHESPTWAPLFTYDGKALTWMLIGYGFVAASIPVWLLLAPRDYLSTFLKIGTIVALAIGIVVVAPPLQMPAFTQFAAGNGPVWAGNLFPFLFITIACGAVSGFHALISSGTTPKMLDNEVNARFIGYGGMLAESFVAVMALVAASCIEPGIYFAMNSPAALVGKTPETVAATLSTWGFVITPEMLIQTAKDVGENTILARAGGAPTLAVGMAHILHQVVGGKAMMAFWYHFAILFEALFILTAVDAGTRAGRFMLQDLLGTFVPALKRTESLPANLIATALCVAAWGYFLYQGVVDPLGGINTLWPLFGIANQMLAAVALMLGTVVLFKMKKDRYAWVTIVPAAWLLACTMTAGYLKIFSSDPKVGFLAHAQKYSDAVAAGQVLAPAKSLDAMQRVIFNDRLDAALCALFMFVVISVLVYSIKSVLAARVAAKPSVQETPFQALPAGAGGD; the protein is encoded by the coding sequence ATGTCTGGACTGGGTCGCCACCTCGCGTGGTTCTTCGTGGCCTTGCTCGGCGCCTTTGCGCTGGCGGCCGTGGCGCTGGGGCGGGGCGAAGCCGTCAGCGCGCTGTGGGTGGTCGTCGCGGCCGTCTGCGTCTACCTGATCGCCTACCGCTACTACAGCCTGTTCCTGGCCACGAAGGTATTCGGCCTGGACGGCAAGCGCATGACGCCGGCCTGGAAGCACAACGACGGTCTGGACTATGTGCCGACCAACAAGTACGTGCTCTACGGCCACCATTTCGCCGCGATCGCCGGCGCCGGCCCGCTGGTCGGCCCGGTGCTGGCCGCGCAGATGGGCTATCTGCCGGGCCTCTTGTGGATCCTGGCCGGCGTGGTGTTCGCCGGCGCGGTGCAGGACTTCATCGTGCTGTTCATCTCGACGCGCCGCGATGGCCGCTCGCTGGGCGACCTGGTCAAGCAGGAGCTGGGCACGGTGCCGGGCGTGATCGCGCTGTTCGGCGCCTTCATGATCATGATCATCATCCTGGCGGTGCTGGCGCTGATCGTGGTGAAGGCCTTGGCCGAATCGCCCTGGGGCACCTTCACGGTGGCCGCGACGATTCCGGTCGCGCTGTTCATGGGCATCTACACCCGCTACATCCGCCCGGGCCGCATTGGCGAGGTGTCGATCATCGGCTTCGTGCTGCTGATGCTGGCCATCATCGGCGGCCAATGGGTGCACGAGAGCCCGACCTGGGCGCCGCTGTTCACCTATGACGGCAAGGCCCTGACCTGGATGCTGATCGGCTACGGCTTTGTCGCCGCCTCGATCCCCGTGTGGCTGCTGCTGGCGCCGCGCGACTACCTCTCGACCTTCCTGAAGATCGGCACCATCGTCGCGCTGGCGATCGGCATCGTCGTCGTGGCCCCGCCGCTGCAGATGCCGGCCTTCACGCAGTTCGCCGCCGGCAATGGCCCGGTCTGGGCCGGCAATCTGTTCCCCTTCCTGTTCATCACGATCGCCTGTGGTGCCGTCTCGGGCTTCCACGCGCTGATCAGCTCGGGCACCACGCCCAAGATGCTGGACAACGAGGTCAACGCCCGCTTCATCGGCTACGGCGGCATGCTGGCCGAGAGCTTCGTCGCGGTGATGGCCCTGGTCGCGGCTTCCTGCATCGAGCCGGGCATCTACTTCGCGATGAACAGCCCGGCCGCCCTGGTCGGCAAGACGCCCGAGACCGTGGCCGCGACGCTCTCGACCTGGGGCTTCGTGATCACGCCCGAGATGCTGATCCAGACCGCCAAGGACGTCGGCGAGAACACCATCCTGGCCCGCGCCGGCGGTGCACCGACCCTGGCCGTGGGCATGGCGCACATCCTGCACCAGGTGGTGGGCGGCAAGGCGATGATGGCCTTCTGGTATCACTTCGCGATCCTGTTCGAGGCGCTGTTCATCCTGACCGCCGTCGACGCGGGCACCCGCGCCGGCCGCTTCATGCTGCAGGACCTGCTGGGCACCTTCGTGCCGGCCCTGAAGCGCACCGAATCGCTGCCCGCCAACCTGATCGCCACCGCGCTGTGCGTGGCGGCCTGGGGCTACTTCCTCTACCAGGGCGTGGTCGATCCGCTGGGCGGCATCAACACCCTGTGGCCGCTGTTCGGCATCGCCAATCAGATGCTGGCCGCCGTCGCGCTGATGCTGGGCACCGTGGTGCTGTTCAAGATGAAGAAGGACCGCTACGCCTGGGTCACGATCGTGCCCGCGGCCTGGCTGCTGGCCTGCACGATGACGGCTGGCTATCTGAAGATCTTCTCCAGCGACCCCAAGGTCGGATTCCTGGCCCATGCCCAGAAGTACAGCGATGCGGTGGCCGCCGGCCAGGTGCTGGCCCCGGCCAAGAGCCTGGACGCGATGCAGCGCGTGATCTTCAACGACCGCCTGGACGCCGCGCTATGCGCGCTGTTCATGTTCGTCGTGATCAGCGTGCTGGTCTACAGCATCAAGTCGGTGCTGGCCGCCCGCGTCGCGGCCAAGCCCAGCGTGCAGGAGACGCCGTTCCAGGCGCTGCCGGCCGGAGCCGGGGGTGACTGA
- a CDS encoding response regulator transcription factor, whose translation MTTNAAQEIRILLVDDHPMVREGLAARLSSVAGLRVVGEAGDADEARLRLLETAPDVALLDVGLKGSNGIDLAVSLLAQNPGLRVLMFSMYDNPEYVQRALQAGARGYVLKDAPASEIVAAIEAVAAGGTFLSPAVSKRLFRNQAPKPLLSARESEILSALGRGESSKQIAKTFSLSVRTVEAHRQNIKRKLGLEGQAELIKYAVEHAQEMGGQTPG comes from the coding sequence ATGACGACGAACGCGGCGCAAGAAATCCGGATCCTGCTGGTGGACGACCACCCGATGGTGCGCGAGGGGCTGGCCGCGCGCCTGTCCAGCGTCGCCGGGCTGCGGGTGGTCGGCGAGGCCGGCGATGCCGACGAGGCCCGCCTGAGGCTGCTGGAGACCGCGCCCGATGTGGCCCTGCTGGATGTGGGCCTGAAGGGCAGCAACGGCATCGACCTGGCGGTCTCGCTGCTGGCGCAGAACCCGGGCCTGCGGGTGCTGATGTTCAGCATGTACGACAACCCCGAGTATGTGCAGCGCGCGCTGCAGGCCGGCGCGCGCGGTTATGTGCTGAAGGATGCGCCGGCCAGCGAGATCGTCGCGGCGATCGAGGCGGTCGCGGCCGGCGGCACCTTCCTGAGCCCGGCTGTGTCCAAGCGCCTGTTCCGCAACCAGGCGCCCAAGCCGCTGCTGTCGGCGCGCGAGAGCGAGATCCTGTCGGCCCTGGGCCGCGGCGAATCGAGCAAGCAGATCGCCAAGACCTTCTCCCTGAGCGTGCGCACCGTCGAGGCGCACCGCCAGAACATCAAGCGCAAGCTGGGCCTGGAGGGCCAGGCCGAGCTGATCAAGTACGCGGTGGAGCATGCCCAGGAGATGGGCGGCCAGACCCCGGGTTGA
- the holB gene encoding DNA polymerase III subunit delta', which produces MVTPSLDLPWLAEPLNQALAHARSHALLVQGPAGVGQFDLALLLAQAWLCEDPQPDTRWACGHCGACKLFHSRTHPDFQILLPDALREPLGWAAEEGEGASTKESKSKPSREIKIDAVRAMLSFAQTTPARGRAKVVVVYPAEALNTVAANALLKTLEEPAGQLRFALASMAPEALLPTIRSRCQPVPLALPAQDLALAWLAAQGIEQPEVLLAAAGGRPQEALLWAQEGLKAASWLQLPGRLARGEVSAISDWPVPRAIDAMQRLCHDLLCLAHGAAPRFFPAASLPKSVQAAPLHQWSRVLQQAARHAEHPLNAGLLLESLLLQGQPALQQVRANKG; this is translated from the coding sequence ATGGTGACGCCAAGCCTGGATCTGCCCTGGTTGGCGGAGCCGCTGAACCAAGCCCTGGCCCATGCCCGCTCGCATGCGCTGCTGGTGCAGGGGCCGGCCGGCGTCGGCCAGTTCGACCTGGCCCTGCTGCTGGCCCAGGCCTGGCTGTGCGAGGACCCGCAGCCGGACACGCGCTGGGCCTGCGGCCATTGCGGCGCTTGCAAGCTGTTCCATTCGCGCACCCACCCAGACTTCCAGATCCTCCTGCCCGATGCGCTGCGCGAGCCGCTGGGCTGGGCGGCCGAGGAGGGCGAGGGCGCGAGCACCAAGGAAAGCAAGAGCAAGCCGAGCCGCGAGATCAAGATCGACGCGGTGCGCGCGATGCTGTCCTTCGCCCAGACCACGCCGGCGCGCGGGCGCGCCAAGGTGGTGGTGGTCTATCCGGCCGAGGCGCTGAACACGGTGGCGGCGAATGCGCTGCTGAAGACCCTGGAGGAGCCCGCCGGCCAGCTGCGCTTCGCGCTGGCCAGCATGGCGCCCGAGGCCCTGCTGCCGACGATACGCAGCCGCTGCCAACCGGTGCCGCTGGCCCTGCCGGCGCAAGACCTGGCCCTGGCCTGGCTGGCCGCGCAGGGCATCGAGCAGCCCGAGGTACTGCTGGCCGCGGCCGGCGGCAGGCCGCAAGAGGCGCTGCTGTGGGCCCAGGAGGGGCTGAAGGCGGCCAGCTGGCTGCAGCTGCCCGGCCGGCTGGCGCGCGGCGAGGTCAGCGCGATCTCGGACTGGCCGGTGCCGCGCGCGATCGACGCGATGCAGCGCCTGTGCCACGACCTGCTGTGCCTGGCCCATGGCGCCGCGCCGCGCTTCTTCCCGGCGGCCAGCCTGCCCAAGAGCGTGCAGGCGGCGCCGCTGCACCAGTGGAGCCGGGTGCTGCAGCAGGCCGCGCGCCATGCCGAGCATCCGCTGAACGCCGGCCTGCTGCTGGAGTCGCTGCTGCTGCAGGGGCAGCCGGCGCTGCAGCAGGTGCGCGCAAACAAGGGCTAG
- a CDS encoding YbdD/YjiX family protein: MSALAADLGRAGRYMAQSFRLMVGVPDYGSYVAHMQATHPDQAPMSYEDFFRERQAARYGSRMGRCC; the protein is encoded by the coding sequence TTGAGCGCCCTGGCGGCCGATCTCGGCCGCGCGGGGCGCTACATGGCGCAGAGCTTCCGGCTGATGGTCGGCGTGCCGGACTACGGCAGCTATGTGGCCCATATGCAGGCCACCCATCCGGACCAGGCGCCGATGAGCTACGAGGATTTCTTCCGCGAGCGCCAGGCGGCGCGCTATGGGTCGCGGATGGGGCGCTGCTGCTGA
- a CDS encoding PilZ domain-containing protein, translated as MPAKPQAAALATAAAGARPSVIQLVFREKGALYAAYIPMFADGGLFVPTNREYKLGEDIYLLLSLPDDTQRYPVAGKVGWITPANASGGRTQGVGVRFPPDEKHRLIKLKIEEQLGTLISSSKPTQTL; from the coding sequence ATGCCCGCCAAACCGCAAGCCGCCGCGCTGGCCACGGCCGCCGCCGGCGCACGCCCGAGCGTGATCCAGCTGGTGTTCCGCGAAAAGGGCGCGCTCTACGCGGCCTATATCCCGATGTTCGCGGACGGAGGCCTGTTCGTGCCGACGAATCGCGAATACAAGCTCGGCGAGGACATCTACCTGCTGCTGTCGCTGCCCGATGACACGCAGCGCTATCCGGTGGCCGGCAAGGTGGGCTGGATCACCCCGGCCAATGCCTCGGGCGGCCGCACCCAGGGCGTCGGCGTGCGCTTCCCGCCGGACGAGAAGCACCGCCTGATCAAGCTCAAGATCGAGGAGCAGCTCGGCACGCTGATCTCCTCGTCCAAGCCGACCCAGACCCTCTGA
- a CDS encoding DUF1428 domain-containing protein, giving the protein MTQQQQDQQQQPYIDGFVVPVPTAQREVYRRHAAAAAAVFKEYGALSVVECWGDDVPEGKLTSFTMAVQRKSEESVVFSWILWPSRAVRDAGMKSAMADPRLDPKANPMPFDGPRMIFGGFEVMFSA; this is encoded by the coding sequence ATGACGCAACAGCAGCAGGATCAACAGCAGCAGCCATACATCGACGGCTTTGTCGTCCCCGTCCCGACCGCCCAGCGCGAGGTCTACCGCCGCCATGCGGCCGCCGCCGCCGCGGTGTTCAAGGAATACGGCGCCCTGAGCGTCGTCGAATGCTGGGGCGACGACGTGCCCGAGGGCAAGCTGACCTCGTTCACGATGGCCGTGCAGCGCAAGTCCGAGGAGAGCGTGGTGTTCTCCTGGATCCTCTGGCCCTCGCGCGCGGTGCGCGACGCCGGCATGAAAAGCGCGATGGCCGACCCACGCCTGGATCCCAAGGCGAACCCGATGCCCTTCGACGGGCCGCGGATGATTTTTGGCGGGTTTGAGGTGATGTTCAGTGCGTGA
- a CDS encoding TatD family hydrolase: MFIDSHCHLSFPELSAQLPELLAAMRAARVEQAICICTTMEEFPQVRALAAAHPELWATVGVHPDNEDVHEPSLQELLGGAQDPRVVAIGETGLDYYRLNGRSVDEMEWQRERFRTHIRASKACGKPLVIHTRSSSADTLRLLREERAGGERAGVFHCFTETAEVARAAVEMGFHISFSGILTFKNAQDLRDVAKALPLDRILIETDSPYLAPVPYRGKTNQPAYVPHVAQQLAELRGLPVEEVAAVTSDNSRRLFGLN; this comes from the coding sequence ATGTTCATTGATTCCCATTGCCACCTGAGCTTCCCCGAGCTCAGCGCCCAGCTGCCCGAGCTGCTGGCCGCGATGCGCGCGGCCCGGGTCGAGCAAGCCATCTGCATCTGCACCACGATGGAGGAGTTCCCGCAGGTGCGGGCGCTGGCGGCCGCGCATCCCGAGCTGTGGGCCACGGTGGGCGTGCATCCGGACAACGAGGATGTGCACGAGCCCAGCCTGCAGGAGCTGCTGGGCGGCGCGCAGGACCCGCGGGTGGTGGCGATCGGCGAGACCGGCCTGGACTATTACCGCCTGAACGGCCGCAGCGTCGACGAGATGGAATGGCAGCGCGAGCGCTTTCGCACCCATATCCGCGCCTCCAAGGCCTGTGGCAAGCCATTGGTGATCCACACCCGCAGCAGCAGCGCCGACACCTTGCGCCTGCTGCGCGAGGAGCGGGCCGGCGGCGAGCGCGCCGGCGTGTTCCACTGCTTCACCGAGACGGCCGAGGTGGCCAGGGCCGCGGTGGAGATGGGCTTCCACATCTCCTTCTCCGGCATCCTGACCTTCAAGAACGCGCAGGACCTGCGCGACGTGGCCAAGGCCCTGCCGCTGGACCGCATCCTGATCGAGACCGACAGCCCCTATCTGGCGCCGGTGCCCTACCGCGGCAAGACCAACCAGCCGGCCTATGTGCCCCATGTGGCCCAGCAACTGGCCGAGCTGCGCGGCCTGCCGGTGGAGGAGGTCGCGGCCGTCACCTCCGACAACAGCCGGCGCCTGTTTGGCCTGAACTGA
- the tmk gene encoding dTMP kinase, translating to MSSARFITFEGIDGAGKSTHIEAVCARLRARGADLVTTREPGGTPLAETLRGLFLHSGMDHLTEALLVFAGRRDHLVKVIEPALAAGKTVVCDRFADASFAYQGHGRGMDLAVLGTLEQWVLEGRQPDLTLWFDLPAEQAAQRRAAAREADRFEQQDLGFFERVRAGYAARAAQAPQRFVRIDASGSIEAVAAQVAAALEARGW from the coding sequence GTGAGCAGCGCCCGTTTCATCACCTTTGAAGGCATCGACGGTGCCGGCAAGTCGACCCATATCGAGGCCGTCTGCGCCCGCCTGCGCGCGCGCGGTGCCGACCTCGTCACCACCCGCGAACCCGGCGGCACGCCGCTGGCCGAGACCCTGCGCGGCCTGTTCCTGCACAGCGGCATGGACCATCTGACCGAGGCCCTGCTGGTGTTCGCCGGCCGGCGCGACCATCTGGTCAAGGTCATCGAGCCGGCGCTGGCCGCCGGCAAGACCGTGGTCTGCGACCGTTTTGCCGATGCCAGCTTCGCCTACCAGGGCCATGGCCGCGGCATGGACCTGGCCGTGCTGGGCACCCTGGAGCAATGGGTGCTCGAGGGCCGCCAGCCCGACCTGACCCTGTGGTTCGACCTGCCGGCCGAGCAGGCCGCACAACGCCGCGCCGCCGCGCGCGAGGCGGACCGCTTCGAGCAGCAGGACCTGGGCTTCTTCGAGCGCGTACGCGCCGGCTATGCCGCGCGCGCCGCGCAGGCGCCGCAGCGCTTCGTGCGCATCGACGCCAGCGGCAGCATCGAGGCCGTGGCGGCCCAGGTGGCGGCCGCGCTGGAGGCGCGCGGATGGTGA
- a CDS encoding AAA family ATPase, with product MRIAIFGRPGGGKSTLAQQIAAELGLPLHLLDALQFASGGARQADEPFERLHAALLEAPHWVIEGFGTLRAFERLVAAAELLIWVERPLALHYWWVTKRLLKSPWAPPVGWPRRSPMLRSTWSSYRYLLRGERFWTPALKARLQALEPAQRFRLIRHQADVRALLRELAPVAA from the coding sequence ATGCGGATCGCGATATTCGGCCGTCCGGGCGGCGGCAAATCCACCTTGGCGCAGCAGATCGCTGCGGAGCTGGGGCTGCCGCTGCATCTGCTGGACGCGTTGCAGTTCGCCAGCGGCGGCGCCCGCCAGGCGGACGAGCCGTTCGAGCGGCTGCATGCGGCGCTGCTGGAGGCGCCGCATTGGGTGATCGAGGGCTTCGGCACCCTGCGCGCCTTCGAGCGCCTGGTGGCGGCGGCCGAGCTGCTGATCTGGGTGGAGCGGCCGCTGGCCCTGCACTACTGGTGGGTCACCAAGCGACTGCTGAAGAGCCCCTGGGCCCCGCCGGTGGGCTGGCCGCGCCGCAGCCCGATGCTGCGTTCGACCTGGAGCAGCTACCGCTACCTGCTGCGCGGCGAGCGCTTCTGGACCCCGGCCCTGAAGGCCCGGCTGCAGGCCCTGGAGCCGGCGCAGCGCTTCCGCCTGATCCGGCACCAGGCCGATGTGCGGGCCCTGCTGCGCGAGCTGGCGCCGGTGGCGGCTTGA